The following proteins are co-located in the Sulfitobacter guttiformis genome:
- a CDS encoding 2-hydroxyacid dehydrogenase, with product MSKQQLSVVVTRRLPEVVEARLAELFDVRLRETDTPMTRTELGEAMKTCDVLVPTITDQIDNALISQAGGRLKLIANYGAGVDHIDVATARQQGVLVSNTPGVLTDDTADMTMALMLAVMRRMPEGMAQMKGGNWTGWAPNALLGGRLAGRRLGILGMGRIGQAVARRAAAFGMQIHYHNRRRLRSETEDALGATYWDSLDQMVARMDVISVNCPHTPSTFHLMNARRLKLMKPEAVIVNTSRGEVIDENALTRMLRAGEIKGAGLDVYEHGVEINPRLRELENVVLLPHMGSATLEGRIDMGEKVIINIKTFDDGHRPPDQVVPSML from the coding sequence ATGTCAAAACAACAGCTGAGTGTTGTAGTCACGCGACGGTTACCGGAGGTTGTCGAAGCGCGCCTCGCCGAATTATTCGATGTGCGGCTGCGCGAAACCGACACGCCCATGACCCGCACAGAGCTGGGCGAGGCCATGAAAACATGTGATGTGCTGGTGCCGACAATCACCGACCAGATCGATAATGCGCTGATCTCGCAAGCGGGTGGGAGGCTCAAGCTGATTGCGAATTATGGCGCGGGGGTTGACCACATCGATGTGGCAACAGCGCGTCAACAAGGCGTCCTCGTCTCGAACACTCCGGGCGTTTTGACCGATGATACGGCCGACATGACGATGGCACTGATGTTGGCTGTCATGCGCCGTATGCCCGAAGGTATGGCCCAGATGAAGGGCGGCAACTGGACAGGTTGGGCACCCAATGCTTTGCTTGGCGGCCGGTTGGCAGGGCGGCGTCTGGGTATTTTAGGCATGGGCCGGATCGGTCAGGCGGTGGCACGGCGCGCCGCGGCGTTCGGGATGCAGATCCATTATCATAACCGCCGCCGCTTGCGCTCCGAGACCGAGGACGCTTTGGGGGCAACCTATTGGGACAGCCTCGATCAGATGGTCGCACGAATGGATGTGATATCGGTCAATTGCCCGCACACACCTTCGACTTTCCACCTTATGAACGCACGGCGGCTTAAACTGATGAAGCCCGAAGCCGTCATCGTAAACACCTCCCGCGGCGAGGTGATCGACGAAAATGCCCTGACGCGGATGCTGCGTGCAGGTGAGATCAAAGGCGCTGGTCTGGACGTCTACGAGCACGGTGTCGAGATCAATCCGCGCCTGCGAGAGCTGGAAAACGTTGTACTGCTGCCCCATATGGGGTCGGCCACTCTGGAAGGCCGGATAGATATGGGCGAGAAAGTGATCATAAATATAAAGACCTTTGATGACGGTCACCGGCCGCCGGATCAGGTTGTGCCGTCGATGCTGTAA
- the ggt gene encoding gamma-glutamyltransferase — protein sequence MRLALIGLLALVAGGANAQQAADAVQPEAAGVGIFESLSPQVTAALEAKRAGLPVQAEDWMVVAANPHAVRAGADVLAAGGTAADALVAVQVMLGLVEPQSSGLGGGAFLVWYDRASGRVTTFDGRETAPLAATPQLFQDAAGEPLGFFDAVVGGLSVGVPGTPALLAEIHARYGTRDWAGLLAPARALAADGFPVSPRLAQLVAEDAERLATSEIAASYFMPSGVPVVQGDMLVNLPYANTLKVLSEEGVGAFYAGDLAKTIVATVQGADNAGVLSDVDLAIYRVKERTAVCAPYRGHEICGMGPPSSGGIAVGQTLGFLEGYDLSAGPDDVTVRRLIADASRLAFADRGRYVADSDFVPVPVKGLLDPAYMAERGALLAGDDALPEVAAGNPEFDHALNWADDQAIELPSTSHISIVDSFGNVASMTTTIENGFGSRLMVGGFLLNNQLTDFSFRSHDGGVPIANRVEPGKRPRSSMAPTIVMKDGAPVIVAGSPGGSRIIGYTAQAIIAMIDWGLDAQTAAALPHAVNRFGTYDLEAGTTAEALAEGLAAVGYETDVRALTSGLHLIGIGERLQGGADPRREGIALGE from the coding sequence ATGCGGTTAGCTTTGATCGGGTTACTGGCTCTGGTTGCTGGCGGTGCGAATGCGCAGCAGGCCGCAGATGCGGTTCAGCCGGAGGCGGCGGGTGTCGGTATTTTCGAAAGCCTGTCACCACAAGTGACAGCAGCGCTTGAGGCCAAGCGCGCGGGCTTGCCGGTGCAGGCGGAAGACTGGATGGTGGTTGCGGCAAATCCGCATGCTGTGCGCGCCGGAGCCGATGTTCTGGCAGCGGGCGGAACGGCCGCCGATGCCCTGGTGGCCGTACAGGTTATGCTTGGGCTGGTTGAGCCGCAAAGCTCTGGCCTCGGTGGCGGCGCATTTCTGGTCTGGTATGATAGAGCCAGCGGGCGGGTCACGACATTTGACGGGCGCGAAACCGCCCCTTTGGCCGCGACGCCGCAATTATTTCAGGACGCCGCCGGTGAGCCATTGGGCTTTTTTGATGCGGTGGTGGGCGGCCTGTCTGTAGGTGTGCCCGGAACGCCCGCGCTGCTGGCTGAGATTCATGCACGCTACGGTACGCGCGATTGGGCCGGTCTTTTGGCGCCAGCGAGGGCGCTGGCGGCTGACGGATTTCCTGTAAGCCCACGTTTGGCACAACTTGTGGCCGAGGATGCCGAGCGCCTCGCAACATCCGAGATCGCAGCATCATATTTTATGCCATCAGGCGTGCCGGTGGTGCAGGGGGATATGTTGGTTAACCTCCCTTATGCCAACACGCTCAAGGTATTGAGCGAGGAAGGTGTGGGAGCGTTTTACGCGGGTGATTTGGCAAAAACCATCGTTGCGACCGTTCAGGGGGCTGATAATGCAGGCGTTTTATCGGACGTCGATCTGGCGATTTACCGTGTGAAAGAGCGTACTGCTGTTTGTGCGCCTTACCGCGGGCATGAAATCTGCGGTATGGGGCCGCCGTCCTCGGGGGGGATAGCGGTGGGCCAGACGCTGGGATTTCTGGAGGGGTATGACCTTAGTGCCGGTCCGGATGATGTGACCGTGCGCCGCCTGATTGCAGATGCCTCGCGCCTCGCGTTTGCGGACCGCGGGCGATACGTGGCAGACAGTGATTTCGTGCCCGTGCCCGTCAAAGGCTTGCTAGATCCGGCCTACATGGCGGAACGCGGCGCACTGCTCGCGGGCGATGATGCCTTGCCTGAGGTTGCTGCGGGTAACCCAGAGTTTGACCACGCCCTCAATTGGGCGGATGATCAGGCGATCGAGCTTCCGTCCACCTCGCATATCTCGATTGTGGACAGCTTTGGCAATGTGGCTTCGATGACGACAACGATCGAAAACGGATTTGGCAGCCGCCTGATGGTCGGTGGCTTTTTGCTCAATAACCAACTCACGGATTTTTCGTTTCGCAGTCACGATGGAGGTGTGCCGATTGCCAATCGCGTCGAACCGGGCAAGCGGCCGCGTTCTTCCATGGCACCTACGATCGTGATGAAGGACGGCGCGCCGGTGATTGTCGCCGGATCGCCGGGGGGCAGCCGGATTATCGGCTACACGGCGCAGGCCATTATCGCGATGATCGACTGGGGGCTGGATGCGCAGACAGCGGCGGCATTGCCTCACGCAGTAAACCGCTTTGGCACCTATGATCTGGAAGCAGGCACAACCGCCGAAGCATTGGCCGAAGGATTGGCTGCGGTGGGATACGAGACCGATGTGCGCGCGCTTACTTCGGGCCTGCATTTGATTGGTATTGGCGAGCGTTTGCAGGGCGGTGCAGATCCGCGCCGCGAAGGCATCGCATTGGGAGAGTAG
- a CDS encoding FAD-binding oxidoreductase produces the protein MVQTMAQGRNETGIAAAMGILKQQFGERFHTGASICEQHAHTTTWIVNQPPDGVVFARSTQEVSEVVRICAAHKVAVIPFGTGTSLEGHVNAPAGGISIDVSQMNAVVEVNAGDLDCRVQPGVTRMALNTHLRDQGLFFPIDPGADASIGGMAATRASGTNAVRYGTMKDNVLSLEVVMANGEVIRTASRARKSSAGYDLTRLMVGSEGTLGIITEVTLRLQGIPEAMSAASCSFPSVEAACETVMAVIQYGLPVARIELLDALVVKAVNSYSKLTLPETPLLLLEFHGSNAGVAEQAETFGSLAADFGGSGYAATTSAEERNKLWQARHDAYWAMLALRPGCKAVATDVCVPISRLAEAVVATNDKASELELIAPIVGHAGDGNFHASVLLDMDNADEVARAQTFVSWLNNFAIELGGTCTGEHGIGQGKRPYLVKELGGAVDVMRAIKRALDPDDIMNPGKILPDGRTDL, from the coding sequence ATGGTTCAGACAATGGCACAGGGGCGAAACGAGACGGGTATCGCCGCCGCTATGGGTATTCTCAAGCAGCAATTCGGAGAGCGCTTTCACACTGGCGCGTCAATCTGCGAGCAACATGCCCATACAACGACATGGATCGTCAATCAGCCGCCGGATGGTGTTGTTTTCGCCCGGTCGACGCAGGAGGTCTCTGAGGTGGTCAGGATTTGCGCCGCCCATAAGGTGGCAGTCATCCCGTTCGGTACCGGCACATCGCTGGAAGGGCATGTGAACGCTCCTGCAGGGGGGATCAGCATTGATGTCAGTCAGATGAATGCGGTGGTCGAGGTGAATGCGGGAGATCTGGATTGCCGTGTACAGCCCGGAGTGACACGCATGGCGCTCAATACCCATCTGCGCGATCAAGGATTATTTTTTCCGATTGATCCGGGTGCGGACGCGAGCATTGGAGGAATGGCAGCAACGCGGGCTTCCGGAACCAACGCTGTGCGCTACGGCACGATGAAGGACAACGTCCTGAGCCTCGAAGTGGTGATGGCCAATGGCGAGGTTATCCGCACAGCGAGCCGGGCCCGCAAATCCTCGGCGGGGTATGATCTGACGCGGCTGATGGTTGGCTCCGAAGGGACGCTGGGGATTATAACCGAAGTCACCTTGCGACTTCAGGGAATCCCCGAAGCCATGTCAGCGGCGAGTTGTTCGTTTCCGTCGGTTGAGGCCGCCTGTGAAACAGTGATGGCAGTGATACAATACGGCCTTCCCGTCGCGCGGATAGAGTTGCTTGATGCGCTGGTGGTCAAGGCGGTCAACAGCTACTCCAAACTGACCCTGCCGGAGACACCACTGCTGTTGCTGGAGTTTCACGGATCGAATGCGGGTGTGGCAGAGCAGGCAGAGACCTTTGGATCGCTTGCGGCAGATTTTGGCGGTAGCGGGTATGCCGCGACCACCTCGGCAGAGGAGCGTAACAAGCTTTGGCAGGCGCGCCATGACGCATATTGGGCAATGCTGGCGCTGCGGCCCGGATGTAAAGCAGTGGCAACGGATGTTTGTGTGCCGATCTCGCGGCTGGCTGAGGCTGTGGTTGCGACGAACGACAAAGCAAGCGAGTTGGAGCTGATTGCGCCCATCGTGGGTCATGCCGGCGACGGTAACTTCCACGCTTCGGTGTTGCTGGATATGGATAATGCAGACGAGGTCGCGCGGGCGCAGACCTTCGTTAGCTGGCTCAATAATTTTGCCATCGAATTGGGTGGTACCTGCACCGGCGAGCACGGGATCGGACAGGGTAAGCGCCCCTATCTCGTGAAAGAACTTGGCGGCGCAGTCGATGTAATGCGGGCGATCAAAAGGGCGCTGGACCCTGATGATATTATGAACCCTGGTAAAATTCTGCCTGATGGTCGGACAGATTTATAA
- a CDS encoding STING domain-containing protein produces MFDFLSTRQWAWKLLWLVSFLAILTVLFSSIMVEKDAFPLSSYLSRTLENTAIGPLLASIGGLAQNDGIFGIVIGGLFSVLSISSIYILKIPNIRNTAVQALAWGYYENYLSNVVQKIAADTPNFRIVIVLPSYELVERPQFYWARLKVVISRLGFGLDNVRTDDVFGRDVFTIQKQEAPPLPLFVDLPSTMKVIRRILELEAHMPAGRVARQKWWRSRFKELRAEFRASLIDFFGDEDWGNLVFIEGDNTEQFAKDLRKVIAELEADIARTQKAIDADKS; encoded by the coding sequence ATGTTCGACTTTCTATCTACCCGCCAATGGGCATGGAAGCTTCTTTGGCTTGTCAGTTTTCTCGCAATTCTGACCGTGCTTTTCAGCAGCATCATGGTAGAGAAAGATGCCTTTCCCCTCTCGAGTTACCTAAGCCGGACGCTTGAAAATACTGCCATCGGTCCGCTCCTTGCAAGCATTGGCGGGCTGGCCCAGAACGACGGGATATTCGGCATCGTAATCGGTGGCCTGTTCTCCGTGTTGTCGATTTCGAGCATCTATATCCTCAAGATTCCCAACATAAGAAATACTGCCGTGCAGGCGCTGGCTTGGGGCTATTACGAGAATTATCTGAGCAACGTTGTCCAGAAAATTGCCGCTGATACCCCGAATTTCCGCATCGTGATTGTCTTACCAAGTTACGAGTTGGTGGAACGGCCACAGTTTTACTGGGCGCGACTGAAAGTTGTCATCAGCCGTCTGGGTTTTGGCCTCGATAATGTGCGGACGGATGATGTTTTTGGTCGTGATGTGTTTACGATTCAGAAGCAGGAGGCGCCGCCGTTGCCGCTGTTTGTCGATCTGCCCAGCACGATGAAAGTCATCCGCCGCATTCTGGAGCTTGAAGCGCATATGCCTGCAGGCAGGGTCGCGCGACAAAAATGGTGGCGTAGCCGATTCAAAGAATTGCGTGCAGAATTTCGCGCCTCATTGATCGACTTTTTTGGCGACGAAGATTGGGGCAATCTGGTATTTATTGAAGGCGACAATACCGAACAATTTGCAAAAGACCTGCGCAAAGTCATAGCCGAGCTTGAGGCGGATATTGCGCGAACCCAAAAGGCGATTGATGCTGATAAGTCTTGA